In Candidatus Methylomirabilota bacterium, the sequence TTGGCCTCGGGCACTTCTGCGAGACCGGTTTTTCTCTTCCTGACCCGTTTCCGAAGGCGCTTGTGCAAATCCTTCGACCCCAGCACCGGCAGCCACCGCCTGCTCTCATAGAACGCTCTAACCGGTTCTTCCACCTTAGAGCGCATGAACGTCAAAAACGCTCTCGGTCGATCCATTTTGGGAAACCGATTCAGGAGCTGCTCGACATCCAGCCATGCCGGCTGCCTCCTTCTGTCCAAGTAGAGGCGATAACTACTCCATGCGTAGGCCTCCGCGGAACGGACCAAGCCGACGGCGACCGGATTCTGGTGGATATATCTGGCCACCGATAGCAGGTACTCGTCAGCCCCCACCACGATCGCCTTGTACCGACCGCGAAATAGCGGCCCGTCTCGTTGATGTCGCCGGTTGTACCGCTGCGTGTACAACCCGTCCAGATGCCGCATGACCCGCGACAGGTTGGCCTGCGGCGTCTGGATGAGTAAATGATAGTGAGTGTCCAGCAGGCAGTAGGCGATGACTCGGATTCCCCACATTTCATGGCAGTCGGCCAGGAGCTGGAGGAACATGGCCCGGTCTGCTCGATCGGTGAAGACGGCCTGGTGGGCTAGGCCGCGGTTCATGACGTGGTAGTAGGCGTGCGGAAACTGAATGCGGAGCGGACGTGCCATGGCAGAAGAGTAGCAGGAGGGTGAAACATGAGTCAAGAGCAGACTTGACCCCTATTTCTGGCCGTTTTCACTCCGCCGGGCCGCCTAGTGCCGTTCCAACTTCTTCCGCCGGTTAAGATAAGAGTTTGGATTCGGACGAACAAGTTGGAACGGTACTAGCCAGACGCAGCAGCCAGCACGCAGCAAGAACGCTGGGACGCCAGTGATTGGTGGTTAGCGGCTGGTGTTCCCAACACCTCGAACCCAAGACCTAAAACATTGCTGACGGCTGATAGGTGATCGCTGAAAGCTGTTGCCGATAGCTGACGGCTGACCGCTGACTGCTTTAAATGCGAGGCAGGGTAATCTCTTGTTGGGCTTGATACTTCCCTTGCTTGTCCGCGTAAGACCGCTCGCACAGCTGATCCGCCTCGAAGAAGATCACTTGGGCGATCCCCTCCCCCGCATACAGCCGGGCAGGGAGCGGTGTGGTGTTCGAGATCTCGAGCGTCGCATGCCCTTCCCATTCCGGCTCAAACGGGGTGACGTTTACGATGATCCCACACCGTGCATAGGTCGACTTTCCGACACAAATCGTGAGGACACTGCGGGGAATCCGGAAGTATTCCACGGTCCGGGCCAAGGCAAAGGAGTTCGGCGGGATGATGCAGACCGGTCCCTGGAAATCGACGAAAGATTGCCGGCTGAAGTTCTTTGGATCCACGATGGTCGTATTGATGTTTGTGAAGATCTTGAACTCATCCGCGACCCGGATGTCGTATCCGTAAGAGGAGAGACCATAGGAGATTACTCCCTCCCGCACCTGTGACTCCTCAAAGGGATCGATCATTTTTTGGTCACGGGCCATGGCCCGAATCCACGCATCTGACCTGATGCTCATCTTCTCTCCCTCTCCCTAATGTGTTCCTCGGCATGATCGCCCGGTCGTACCGGGCCCGGTGTGAATCGCAAAAATCCCGAAAAAGGGAAGATGAGCGGGTCCGCGGAGGGCTACACGCAGGCTACTTCTCGGTCGGGGCGTCGAAGACCTTGATGCCGTCGATCCGCCAGCGCCCCTGCTCTCGGACGAGGTTATAGGTCTCGCGGCTCACCTTCCTTCCCTCAGGGGTCTCGAGACGAAAGCTGGAAACCACCGTGGCCTTCTCGCCGCGGACGATGGCGGGACTGACCCGCATGAAGAGGACCTGTGACCGAGGCTTCACGCCCTGGCGCTTGAGCTGCTCAACCCAATCTTTTGGGGACGTGTCACTCTGCTGCTTGGAGGAGAGGTACTCATACGTCTTGTCATATTTTCCATCGAGGAGGGCTTCAAGGTAGGCCCGAACCACCGCGCTCGGGACTTCGCGCCGATCCGGTTGCTCCGCCGCAACCGACACGGCGGACGCATACAGACCTAGCAGCATCGCGACAACCACCCGGCCTATGAGGCTCGGGATCCCCGTCGGATGGCGAAATGCTCGCAACAACGGAGGACCTCTAGCTCACCCCCGGGCGGAACATGGAATTGATGAGACCGCGGATCAGCAGGGCCCGCTCCCGGATTTCCCGGAGCTGCTCCACCCGTCTGAGCAGCTCCTGCTCCATCGACTCCGCTTCCTTGACAAACTCCGTGAACTTGGTCTCGCCCTGCTGATATATCTGTTCCCGAAATTGCGAGATGCGGTCCATCAGCTCGTTTGCAGGAATGGTCCGATCTTCTAACATTTTCGGCACCTCCTGCCGAAACCGATCTATCAGGGATAAAGGAGCCATCGCCAGGTCTTCGAGATGCTGCATGACCGAGTCCTCCCTTTACCAATCCCTGCGTAATTCACCGCCTAAAATAAACCATAACGAGGTTTGAAAGACAACAAAAAAAGAGGCTCCCGCCTCCGCTTCCCATCTTTCCGAGAAAATTCGCTAATTTTAGCCGGCTAAGCGTCTCTTCTTTACCGCCACCGCCGCCGGAGCCGGCAGCTCCTTCGGCGAGGAACGGCGGCGTTTTGGGACCAGGGGACGCGGCTCCTTGCGCTTGGCCCGAGCCCGCCGCTCCGCGCGGCGACGCTCCATAGTGATCCGCTCCATAAATCCCCGGATCTCCGCATCGGTCCACTCCTCATGCACAGTCCGCTCTCACCTCCTCTCCTGTTGATCTCGCTCCTTCAATCACATTATCCGCACCAGGCCGGCCGATGGCGCCACACACCAGCCTCACCCAGCTTGCCGGAGCAATAGCCTCGTTGGATGAAGTTCGAGTGCTCCTGCGAGGACTCGCTCCAAGATCTGCTTGACACCGGCGTCCGGGCCCGCCAGAACCCCGTCTACCAAGTCTCGCCAGAACCGGACTTGGATCAGGCTGTGGTGGTGACGTAACGCCACCAGACATTCTCCCTCACCTAGGTCTAGGACGAGGAGGTTCACCTCCCCGGGTTGAGCCACGCGATAGAGCACCTGCCACAGGATCTCCTCCAACCGCTCGGCCCGCCTCCGTCCCTCCAACTGTTCCGCCAGATTGACTTCTGCGGTGCTCGTGAGGAGATATTCATCAGCCATGATGCCCCTCCAGCACATAGAGAAGTTCAGGCTCTTACAGCAAACAATTCCTCACCTGCAGAAAACTGGCCTTTGATCCACCAACCATGCCTCGCGATGGTGCGCTCCCCCGACGCAAGATAGCGAGGGACGAAGTCTGCACGTCAGCACTCGCTAAAGCCGCACCAGTAGCACTTCCGACACCCTTCCTCGCTCACCAAGGTCGCTTGCTGGCAGTCCGGGCAGAGGTCGCCGACTTTGGTCAGCGCCGTTTCGGTCACCTTTCGCTCCCTGACTTCGGTCAGGCCGATATGTTGGGCCAAGGCCTGCGCCAAGGCATCTGGAAGCGAGAGAACCCGCTTTCGTCCAAATCCCAGAGGCCTCCCCCCGCCAATCCCACTGAGCTGTCCCACAATTTCGGCCACCCGATCCCGGGGAGACATGCCTTTCGGCAGGGGAAGTCGAAGGATCAGTGAGATCAAGCGCCCGAGGGCCTCTGCATGGGCCATGGTCTCGCTGCCGGCCTTTCCCACGCTGACGAATACCTCAAAAGGTTCTCCGGCACCCTTGCCATTGTCATTCACCGTGATAAACGCGGTCCCCGCCGGCGTCTCCATCCGATAGGTTTTCCCCGCTAACTCTTCGGGCCTTGGCTCGATGCCAGTCCAGACCTCCACTGCGGGCTCGGCCCCGGCTTCCGCCTTTTTCTTTGTGCCGAGATGAAGCACCTGGTCTGCCTTGCATCCATCTCGGAAGACGGTGATCCCGATGCAGCCGAGGTCATAGGCCAAGAGATACGCTTTGGCGACATCCTCCTCGGTGGCTGAATGGGGGAGGTTGATGGTCTTGGAAACACCGTTATCGGTATACTTCTGAAAGGCCGCCTGCATCCGGACATGCCATTCGGGTGCGACCTCGTGGGCGGTGACGAAAATCCGCTGGATGTCGTCGGGGATCCCCGAAAGGTCTCGCGCTAACCCGCGCTCGGCCACTGCCTTCATCAGCTCCTCACTGTAAAAACCTCGCGCCTTGGCTATCCGCTCGAAAATAGGGTTGACAAAAGTGAGGTGGCGATCCCCCACAATGTGGCTGAAGGCAAGCGCAAAGACGGGCTCGATCCCGGAGGAACAGTTCGCGATGATAGAGATGGTGCCAGTGGGTGCGATCGTGGTCACCGTCGAGTTACGGAGAGGCCGCTCGTCCTGGTAGATGCTCCGCGACCAGTTGGGGAATGGCCCTCGCTCCTCGGCGAGGTTGGCCGACTCATTATGCCCCTTCTCCTCGATAAACCGCGTGACCTCCTCGGCGAGTCTCAAGGCCTCCTCACCGTCATAGGGGATACCCAGCTCGAAGAGGAGATCTGCCCAGCCCATCACCCCAATCCCAATTCGCCGGTTGGCCTTCACCGACGCATCGATCTCTGAGAGGGGATAGGGATTGGCCTCGATGACGTCATCCAGAAACCGGACGCTCAACCGCACTACCCGCTCGAGGCCCGCCCAATCGATTGTCCCCTTGCCGTTGCCCGCCGCCGGCCTGAAGAAGGTCGCGAGATTGATCGAGCCCAAATTGCAGGCCTCATTGGGATAGAGGGGTTGCTCCCCACAGTTGTGCACGACGAACCCGTTGGCAACGAAACTGTGTGTGAGCGGTTCGTTGAGGTCGAAAACCGGTTCGACACTATCGGGTTCGAGCGATTTGACCCGCGCGACGAACATCTCTCGATAGGGACCGCGCCTATACGCGCCGAGCGTCCGCACCAGCCGGTCCTGCTTCGCTGCCGTCAGAAAGCCGATCTCCTTAGCGAAGGTCGCCAGTCCCGTCCGGCTTATCACCAAGTCGTGATCAGGTTGACACTCGTATGCAACCACCCCTCCCCTCCCGTCTGGCAGGGATGTGGTCCGTGCGGAATGTCGATTGGCGTAAAGTCGCGAGGCGATGCCGAAGTTCAGCAGCATTCGCTGAACGTCCCTCAACAGCGGCAGGGAGATCGACGTCAGTCGGACCGATACGCCCTTCTTCAGCGTCCCGCTGATATGTCCGTCAGCGGTGAAGAGGGCCTGGAGGAGCCCGCGCTGTAAATCCTCGGAGCCCGCGAGGACCTCAGGGGGAACGTGACTCAGCTTCGTATCCTGCGAAACGCGATACCGTTCCAGCACTCGCCGCGCGAACCGGACTGAACTTACCGTTGCCTGATCCCGGCCTGTAACCTCAACGGCCGTAATCGCGTACCGATCCTCCGCGCCGCTCCCGACCATGGCGTTGATGTACGCAGCGAAGAGGGGGGCGAGCTCGCGCTTCTCGTGTCCGTAAAATCGAAGGATGACCCCCTTGTCGGGCCGGATATGGCCGTCCCCGATCAGCCACCCGAGCAAGCGGCCTTCCTCGAGGAAGCCTTCTGATCCGAAGTCCCCCTTCCGGTCCACGATGTGGACGAGATCGCCGGGCCGAAGGGTGTCCGCTCGCCGCCAGCCATCAGGCGTCATGAGGCGGTGGTCAGCAGTCAGGCGGACCTCGTAGCCCTCTTCCGTCACCAACCGGTAAAGCGGCTTGACCCCTGTCTCAAACACCGCGCACGCCGGAGCCCACTCACCGGCGTCGAAGCGGGAGTCCAGGACGACGTCCACCGCTCTGCCAGCCCGGGAAAGCTCGTCCGCGCGGACGAGCCCGCGTGTGGTGGAGATGAGCGTGTCGCCCGCGATGCACGGGTTGGTCGCCTCCACCTCGCCCATGACCGGAGTGGGATTCGCGCGGCCGGCGTTGCACCGGTCGATAAAGAAAAGTCCGGGGTCCCCGGTCCGCCAGGCGGCTTTGACGATGCGGTCAAAGACGTCGCGCGCCCTGAGCTTCCCCACCACCTCTTGTGTGTGGGGCGTGACCAACTCGTACGCCTCATCATTCCGAAGGGCATCCATGAATTTTTCGGTAATGGCCACCGAGATATTAAAGTTGGTGATCCCCCCATCGAGCTTGGACTCAATGAACTCCAGGACATCGGGATGATCTATCCGGAGGATCCCCATATTGGCACCCCGACGAGTCCCGCCCTGCTTGACCGCCTCGGTAGCACCGTTAAAGACGCGAAGGAAACTGACCGGGCCTGAGGCCGTCCCACCGGTCGAGCTGACGATGGCATTCTTGGGCCGGAGGCGAGAAAAAGCAAAGCCGGTCCCGCCACCCGATTTGTGGATGAGGGCGGCCGCCTTCACCGCCTCAAAAATTTCCTCCATGCTGTCCCCGACCGGAAGCACATAGCAAGCCGAGTATTGCAGCCCGTTCTGCTTTCCGGCATTCATGAGGGTGGGAGAGTTTGGGAGGAAGACGCCGTCCACCATGAGGTCGTAAAACCGACAGGCAATTTCGTGGATCTCTTCGGGTGACTTCCCCCACTTTTCTTCTACAGAAGCGAGTTCAGCCGCAACCCGCCAGCACATACCCTCAGGGGTCTCCAGGACCTTGCCCCCCTGCCGGGCAAGGTATCGCTCCTGCATCACCCGAAGGGCGGACTCAGACCAATTCCCCTTCTTGGCAGGAGGATCGGGGAAGCGGTCGAGGAATCTTCTTCCACTCCCTTTCACTTTAGTCACCAATCGGGAGTTGCCCATCATTTCCGGCCTCCTTATTATGAGAAGATGGCTGAAGACACCTAGTCGCGGCCCCGGACTCCACAATTCATCCACATGCTTTTCCACAACATTTGGGGCCTGCACCTCAAATATCATACAACATATTGTGGTTGTCAAGCAAAAAATGCAGGGGAGTAACAATGCTGTAAAATTTGTCCTCTCTTCTCTCGCGGAGCACGATACAAGACATCACTACGGACTTACCGCGAGCCTTCAGAGATCGGCCAAATGCGCACATTTTCTTCTTGCCTCAGCCAGGAGGACTCAATACAATTAACAAGTAGAAGGGGTTTTTTCCTGCTTCCAATTCCGTCGTTCCAACACGAGAATAACGGGGGGAGGGGTATGACCTATATCGTCACTGAACCTTGTATCGGCACCAAGGACCGGGCCTGTGTGGAGGTCTGTCCCGTCGAATGTTTTTACGAGGCGACGGACATGCTCTACATCCACCCCGACGAGTGTATTGACTGCGCGGCCTGTGAGCCGGTCTGCCCAGTCACGGCCATCTTCCCGGAGGACAGCGTCCCCGATCAGTGGAACTCGTATACCGAGAAGAACTACAAGTTCGATTACACAAATGCCCCCCACGCCTTGACCAAACAGATGTTGGGAGACCAGGAGAATCTTGGGACCACCTTCACCGTAGAGGGCAAAACGGTCACGCTCCCACCACCTTACGGCGGCCCGGCGCCTCCGCCCCCCACGGCGGAGGCCGCGCCTGCACCAAAGACAGAGGCCGCTCCGGCTCCTGCACCAGCGGCAGCGGCACCTGCCCCACCACAGGTGGAAGCCGCGCCCGCAGCAGCCGCCCCTGCGGTGACCCCGGCGGCCCCTGCACCGGCGGCCGCGCCCGTCAGGGCGGTAGCAGGCGATGCTCTCTCACAGGTGGCCGAGGCCGCCGCCGCGGCGGCCGAGGCGGCGGCCCGCGCCGCCGAAGCGGCAGCCGCGGCCCTCAGGTTGCTCCTGGGAAAAGCTGACGGGCGGACGGTTTCTGGGGCACCGTCCGCCCTAGCAGTGCATCCCCAAGCTGCTCCCGCTGCGAAGCCAGCGGAGGTCAAGGCTGTTTCGAAGGCCGAGGTGCCTGCCCCGCAACAGGTGGCCGCAGCGGCCCCGGCCCAGCGTCAAGCAGAAGAGGCAAAGGTCGCTGGTCCCGACTCCTCGTTCGAGCATGCGAAAGAAGTCCTCTATGCCCTGATCGATTTCGAGAGTGGAGCCCGGGCCGCAGACCCTGCGGAACTTTCCCGGGCCGAGGAGACTGCAACCACACTCTTCGATGAAATCGCCAAGGCGGTGGGGAAGCGGGACTATGACCTTCAGGACCTTCAGAAGAAGGATGTCGCGTTACGCCAGAAGATGGAGCTCGCCAATTCCATCGTCGATCACGTGGGCAGAACCCGATTACACATCGAGGTGCAGAAACAGCGTGGCCGGACTCGGAAGCAAATCCCAGGCGCTGTGATGTCCTTCGCGATTGCGGGGGCCTGCACGGCGCTTGGACTCTATTATGCGTTGACGTATAGCTTTTCCACGACGGGCACCCCTAGCCTCAAGGATCTGCTCACCGCCCCCTTCACCTCGGAGGGGTTCATGCCTTTTCTCGGCTTTAACCTCTTGGGGGGATTCTTCGCCCTGCTCGGCCTGCTAGCCCTCCTGAAGCTAGGCCGATCGTGGGTGGAGACCTGCCACCTGGAGGCCCTCCGCCCCGACGAGTTCGGTGCCGCCTCCTTGCGGCCGCGGCGCTTGTCTTGGATTCACCGATTAAAGATCGAGTCGCAGCGCATCCTTGACACCCAGCGCATGTTGCAGGCCCTTGCGGCCAAGAAGCGGTAGCCCGCATTATTTACGAACGGAATGTCTTCGTGAATAATGCACCTGCAGATGCGGGCTCGGCCGCACCGGCAGGTTTCGATCCCGCCGCTGCGGCGGGCCTCAAGGCTAGCCCTGAGCGACGCCCCGCAAACGCGGGGCGGAGTCGAAGCCCGGAGGGCTGATTATTCACTTCTATGTGAATAATCAGGGTTAGTCACCCTTTTGTGGTGGCCAGCGTCCTTCGCGCTCGGAGGGTGCGAAGCGCAATCACTGCGACGACGGCGAGAAAGCCGAAGAGGAAGAGGATCATCACCTGCCCGTGGCTGGCTATGTAGGCCTGTAGCCAGAGGAGCAAGTAAATATCATTGCTGCTCTGCTTCCAGGCTCGACGGTAGGCCTGAATGGCATCGTTGTATCGCCCTCGAGACTCGTAGGTCTTCCCCAACGCGTACAGGGCCAGTGTATATTGGGGGTTTATGGCAAGCGCCTTTTGAAGGTGCGTTACCGCCTCCTCGATCTTGCCCGCTTTCTGGTAGGCCAATCCCAGGTTCGTTTGGATCATCGGATTTCTGGAATCCAGGGTGGTGGCCTTTTCGAGAGCCGCAACCGCTTCCGGGTACCGCTGCATTTTGTACGAAAGCCAACCCAGGTCGTTCAAGAGGCCAGCATTCTCTGGATCTAACTTGACGGCCGCTAAGTAATACCTCATCCCCTCTGTGTAGTCCCCCCTCGCCTCTACGAGGACACTGCCGAGGCCGGCGTGAGCCCGGGCCAGCCGGGGCTGCAGCTTCACAGCGGTCTCAAAGGCAGCTATGGCGTCTTCGTAGCGGCGCAGCTCCATGAGGACCCAGCCGCGGTTGACCAGGGTATCGGCGGCCCTCGGCTCTGCCTCTACACTGTGCGCAAGCGCCTTGAGGGCCTCATCCCACCGTCGCTCGCGACCGTACAGAACCCCCAAAAGATTCCATGCAATGAAGTCGCCCCTCTGCCGGGCTACATGGGCCTCCAATATTCGGATGGTCTCTGCTGCCGTGCCCTCCTTTTTGTAGACGTCCCGGAGGCGCTCGAAAGCGATCGGATGCTCGGGGAAGATCTGGAGGGTTTGCCGGTAGGCCTTGACTGCCTCCTCATACTTTCCTGACCGACGGAGGGTCTCCCCCCGGTGGTAGGCGAGCATCGCCCTCTCCTCCAGCTCGAGTGAGGCGTGGGCAGGGGAGAAACCTCCCAGCAAGACCCCGATGATCCACGGGAGTAAGACGCGCCTCATCCCCCCCTCCTTTGAAGGAACCAGCCCATGAGGAACAAGAGAACCCCGATCCCGAGGAGGAGCAATTCGGGCCCCATGCCTTGCTCCTCGGAGATCCCGACATAGAAACCCACCATCAGATTGGCCATCCCTAGCACCTGCAGCCCCCGGCCCAGATAGTACATCTACTCTCCCGTGCCCAAAAAAACTTCCCCACTATAACGGACGGTCGCAAGGGTGTCAAACCGGCCAGAGGAAGACGGAAGAGAGGGGAAAAGAGCCTTGCAATACCGGGGGGACCTGGCTACAATCGAGCCGGCTAGCTAGCGGAGACCCAACCATGGACCAGTTCATTATTATCCTGACCAAGCCCGATAACATTCCCATCATAATGCTACTGATCTCGGCGGTGATCTGCCTCTACGTCGCGCTCAAGCAGGCCTTCAAACACGACCGGCTCATCGAAGAGGGGCGCGAGGACGAGATCTACGAGGACATGATCAAGTAGGATCGCCATGTTTCTTGTGGTCTTCATCTCCATCGCGTTCGGCTTTCTTCTGATTGCCCTGTTGGTTTTTGCCAAGCCCAGCAAGCCAGCGGTCGAACGAGAGGGGCGTCGCCCGGAGGCGGCCTCGAGCTTTGCCCACCTCACCATGGAAGACTTCAAGCGGCTGTGTCTCACACTCGTCGAAGAGATGGGGTTAGTGGTGAGTTCCTGCGTCCCAAGTGGACCGCGGGAGTTGGAGATCGCAGCCGTAAACCCCCAGCCCATTACGGGGGGTGACTATCTCGTCCACTGCACCCATCCCGAGGACGGCTTCGTCGCTTCAATCCAAGTCAACGCCCTTCGGGATCACGTCAAGGGCGAACAGGCCACGAAAGGCATCTTCATCACGACCGGCTTCTTTGCCGAAGAGACTTCCAAAGTAGCGGAAGGGCCTCCCCTTGAGCTTATCAATGCCAAGCGCCTCGAGGAGCTGATCCAGGATTACCGCCTCGTTACGTAGCCCACCTGTCCTCTCTGAGCTGTCCGCAGTCAGCAGCTTTCACGCAGTCACCAGGGGTATTTCGAATTTGCAATTTCGGATTGCGGATTTAAAATCCTAAACTCTGGACGTGCGAAAAATTCGAATTTCGAAATCCGAAATTTCACGCCTCCCAGCGTCCTAAGCGGCGCTCCGACGAGCGGCGTTTGTAGCAGCGACAAAGGCGACCGCGGTGAACAACACGGTGAGGACGAGGGAGAGGAGGAGCGGTGGCGCCTCGCCCACCGCAGCAGGGTTGCCAAGGTACAGACACCGCCGAAAGGCCGCCACGCCATACGTCAGGGGATTCAACCTCATAGCCCACTGCAGCCACACGGGCACACCCGCGGCGGGGAAGAAGGCACCGGAAAGGAGCCAGATCGGTATCAGGATCAGGTTCATGATCGCATGGAATCCTTGGACCGATTCCATCCGCCACGCGATTACCAATCCGAGACTCGTGAGTCCAAAGGAGATAACAAACATCACTGCCACGGCCGCCACGACTGCAGACATGGTCAGGGAAATGCCAGCGGCCGGTGCGAGGAGGAGAAAGAGTACCCCCTGCAACAGGGCCAAGGTGGCACCCCCGAGGGCCTGACCAAGCACGATACTCGAGCGGGTGACGGGAGCCACCAGGACCGCCTGTAAGAAGCCCTCCCGTCGGTCCTCCACGGTGGAGATCGTGGCAAAGATGGCAGTGAACAAGAGCACCAGCGTGATGATCCCCGGGTAGAAGTATTCCACATAGGCAGTCCCCTCCGGAGTTCCGGGAGGTCGAAACGAAGCGCTGAACCCTCCGCCGAGCAAGATCCAGAAGAGCAAGGGTTGTACGAGCGCTCCCACCAGGCGACTTCGCTGGCGGCAAAACCGTACCATCTCTCTCCACCACAGGGTCATCACGGGCAGCCAAAGCCGCACAGCAGTTGCTCTAGGCATCATCGCTCCACAGGCGCCGCCCGGTGAGGCGGATAAAGACATCTTCGAGTGTCGGTCTTCCGAATGTCGCGGATTTCACCGCACCAGGAAAGGCGTCCACCACCTCCCGGACAAACTCATGCCCGCATGGGTGCTCCACACGCAGGGCTCCGTCAATTACGCTCGCTTCACACCCGAACCGCTCGCGCATCTTCACTCCCATATCCTCGGGGTTATCCGCCCAGATGACCACCACGTCACCACCGACGCTCCCCTTCAACGTCTCCGGGTCTCCCATAGCCACCAACCGCCCCTGGTGAAGCACGCCGACCCGGTCGCACTGCTCGGCCTCATCGATGAGGTGGGTCGTGAGCAGAATAGTCACGTTCTCCTGCTCGCGTAACCGGCGGAGGACCGTGTTGAAATCTTGGCGGGCGCCGGGATCGAGGCCGGTACTCGGCTCATCCATGACCAAGAGCTCCGGGCGGTGGACCAAGACCTTGGCCAACTCGGCTCGCCTCTGTAAGCCCCCAGAAAGGGTCTTCACCGGGTCGGAGGCACGATCCCCCAATCCGAGCTGGTCAAGGGTCGCTCGAGTCCGGCTGTGCAGGGCCCGACCCCACAGCCCATAGAGATGTCCGTGGTGCATGAGGTTCTCCATGACGGTGAGCTGCGGATCGAGGCTGGGGTG encodes:
- a CDS encoding transposase gives rise to the protein MARPLRIQFPHAYYHVMNRGLAHQAVFTDRADRAMFLQLLADCHEMWGIRVIAYCLLDTHYHLLIQTPQANLSRVMRHLDGLYTQRYNRRHQRDGPLFRGRYKAIVVGADEYLLSVARYIHQNPVAVGLVRSAEAYAWSSYRLYLDRRRQPAWLDVEQLLNRFPKMDRPRAFLTFMRSKVEEPVRAFYESRRWLPVLGSKDLHKRLRKRVRKRKTGLAEVPEAKAYLRPDASTCLEVVGQVYGRRREDLLRSRRGQRNEARAMAMYMCRRLAGMKLEVIAKLFRVGGYSAVGSVIGRMKEQLERGGETARRFQKIRQRLQR
- the dcd gene encoding dCTP deaminase — its product is MSIRSDAWIRAMARDQKMIDPFEESQVREGVISYGLSSYGYDIRVADEFKIFTNINTTIVDPKNFSRQSFVDFQGPVCIIPPNSFALARTVEYFRIPRSVLTICVGKSTYARCGIIVNVTPFEPEWEGHATLEISNTTPLPARLYAGEGIAQVIFFEADQLCERSYADKQGKYQAQQEITLPRI
- a CDS encoding ribonucleoside reductase class II; the encoded protein is MMGNSRLVTKVKGSGRRFLDRFPDPPAKKGNWSESALRVMQERYLARQGGKVLETPEGMCWRVAAELASVEEKWGKSPEEIHEIACRFYDLMVDGVFLPNSPTLMNAGKQNGLQYSACYVLPVGDSMEEIFEAVKAAALIHKSGGGTGFAFSRLRPKNAIVSSTGGTASGPVSFLRVFNGATEAVKQGGTRRGANMGILRIDHPDVLEFIESKLDGGITNFNISVAITEKFMDALRNDEAYELVTPHTQEVVGKLRARDVFDRIVKAAWRTGDPGLFFIDRCNAGRANPTPVMGEVEATNPCIAGDTLISTTRGLVRADELSRAGRAVDVVLDSRFDAGEWAPACAVFETGVKPLYRLVTEEGYEVRLTADHRLMTPDGWRRADTLRPGDLVHIVDRKGDFGSEGFLEEGRLLGWLIGDGHIRPDKGVILRFYGHEKRELAPLFAAYINAMVGSGAEDRYAITAVEVTGRDQATVSSVRFARRVLERYRVSQDTKLSHVPPEVLAGSEDLQRGLLQALFTADGHISGTLKKGVSVRLTSISLPLLRDVQRMLLNFGIASRLYANRHSARTTSLPDGRGGVVAYECQPDHDLVISRTGLATFAKEIGFLTAAKQDRLVRTLGAYRRGPYREMFVARVKSLEPDSVEPVFDLNEPLTHSFVANGFVVHNCGEQPLYPNEACNLGSINLATFFRPAAGNGKGTIDWAGLERVVRLSVRFLDDVIEANPYPLSEIDASVKANRRIGIGVMGWADLLFELGIPYDGEEALRLAEEVTRFIEEKGHNESANLAEERGPFPNWSRSIYQDERPLRNSTVTTIAPTGTISIIANCSSGIEPVFALAFSHIVGDRHLTFVNPIFERIAKARGFYSEELMKAVAERGLARDLSGIPDDIQRIFVTAHEVAPEWHVRMQAAFQKYTDNGVSKTINLPHSATEEDVAKAYLLAYDLGCIGITVFRDGCKADQVLHLGTKKKAEAGAEPAVEVWTGIEPRPEELAGKTYRMETPAGTAFITVNDNGKGAGEPFEVFVSVGKAGSETMAHAEALGRLISLILRLPLPKGMSPRDRVAEIVGQLSGIGGGRPLGFGRKRVLSLPDALAQALAQHIGLTEVRERKVTETALTKVGDLCPDCQQATLVSEEGCRKCYWCGFSEC
- a CDS encoding tetratricopeptide repeat protein, producing MRRVLLPWIIGVLLGGFSPAHASLELEERAMLAYHRGETLRRSGKYEEAVKAYRQTLQIFPEHPIAFERLRDVYKKEGTAAETIRILEAHVARQRGDFIAWNLLGVLYGRERRWDEALKALAHSVEAEPRAADTLVNRGWVLMELRRYEDAIAAFETAVKLQPRLARAHAGLGSVLVEARGDYTEGMRYYLAAVKLDPENAGLLNDLGWLSYKMQRYPEAVAALEKATTLDSRNPMIQTNLGLAYQKAGKIEEAVTHLQKALAINPQYTLALYALGKTYESRGRYNDAIQAYRRAWKQSSNDIYLLLWLQAYIASHGQVMILFLFGFLAVVAVIALRTLRARRTLATTKG
- a CDS encoding restriction endonuclease, which produces MFLVVFISIAFGFLLIALLVFAKPSKPAVEREGRRPEAASSFAHLTMEDFKRLCLTLVEEMGLVVSSCVPSGPRELEIAAVNPQPITGGDYLVHCTHPEDGFVASIQVNALRDHVKGEQATKGIFITTGFFAEETSKVAEGPPLELINAKRLEELIQDYRLVT
- a CDS encoding ABC transporter permease, with the protein product MRLWLPVMTLWWREMVRFCRQRSRLVGALVQPLLFWILLGGGFSASFRPPGTPEGTAYVEYFYPGIITLVLLFTAIFATISTVEDRREGFLQAVLVAPVTRSSIVLGQALGGATLALLQGVLFLLLAPAAGISLTMSAVVAAVAVMFVISFGLTSLGLVIAWRMESVQGFHAIMNLILIPIWLLSGAFFPAAGVPVWLQWAMRLNPLTYGVAAFRRCLYLGNPAAVGEAPPLLLSLVLTVLFTAVAFVAATNAARRSAA
- a CDS encoding ABC transporter ATP-binding protein, with the protein product MTKARTDMNIPAVEVEGLRHTYGAREALAGVTFSAMRGEIFGFLGPNGGGKTTLFKILSTLMPPTGGSVRVFGHDLAHESQAVRPRLGVVFQHPSLDPQLTVMENLMHHGHLYGLWGRALHSRTRATLDQLGLGDRASDPVKTLSGGLQRRAELAKVLVHRPELLVMDEPSTGLDPGARQDFNTVLRRLREQENVTILLTTHLIDEAEQCDRVGVLHQGRLVAMGDPETLKGSVGGDVVVIWADNPEDMGVKMRERFGCEASVIDGALRVEHPCGHEFVREVVDAFPGAVKSATFGRPTLEDVFIRLTGRRLWSDDA